In Gadus macrocephalus chromosome 4, ASM3116895v1, the following proteins share a genomic window:
- the LOC132455097 gene encoding zinc finger protein 239 encodes MKNDWSIMTTFKDLKMFLESSLNEIFKATVNDILNSVDRNLSEYQCKIQRIEYENEDLRRMLFTKSNTECPLADPSDEECVGSCSASNRNAVTMTTHQEIFKMSIRSSDKKSSRRKNKDKMRESKGPNHYPSEDMTVDPNVSDATLSIKTEPDLQNSSAIDLSKPPSPVNLTIRPIKPNALGVPHGSPDIYHGSHDEYTSLCSDRDQDSNSSESEVLVAGVDAEGMSEINDGHLIKAEINGNVPCSSGESKDCYPDTAERLMDAGINPRRLGQEEDVAPGARDNHVPADAVSSASDFLESRDNFLHCLVRPKTLNRATTLNVHLKAHSGENKNHVCCLCGKQFGRADLLKSHRHTHTGERPYGCTLCTKTYAHPSQLRIHKRVHTGERPYSCAYCGKRFNEHNQLKVHLRTHTGERPYGCGACGKTFSNAGNLRIHERIHTGEKPYCCAQCGKRFNGLGDLKTHYRVHTGERPYSCPLCKKTFSQAGHLTIHTRMHTGERPYSCEECGKKFTVASSLKLHLRTHTGEKEYSCSYCSKSFSRSGHLKRHELVHTKDKVFLCSTCGKTYTDQSSLKKHLRTHSGPAGGDMSQAGGGEVTGD; translated from the exons atgaaAAACGATTGGTCAATCATGACCACATTTAAAGATCTCAAAATGTTTTTGGAATCTTCGTTAAATGAGATTTTCAAGGCCACGGTGAACGACATTCTGAACTCGGTCGACAGGAACTTGTCGGAGTATCAGTGCAAAATACAACGAATTGAATATGAAAACGAAGACCTGAGGAGGATGTTGTTTACAAAAAGCAATACAGAGTGTCCGCTAGCAG ACCCAAGTGATGAAGAGTGTGTCGGGTCGTGCTCGGCATCAAACAGGAATGCCGTCACCATGACGACCCATCAGGAGATCTTCAAAATGTCGATACGCAGCAGTGACAAGAAGAGCTCGCGGAGGAAAAATAAAGACAAGATGAGAGAAAGTAAAGGACCAAACCATTATCCGTCTGAAGACATGACAGTGGACCCCAACGTGTCTGATGCCACGTTGTCCATCAAGACAGAACCCGACCTACAGAACAGTAGCGCAATTGATCTGTCCAAGCCCCCATCCCCAGTCAACTTGACCATAAGACCCATTAAGCCTAACGCTCTCGGTGTACCTCACGGTAGTCCAGACATTTATCACGGTAGTCATGACGAATACACATCTCTGTGTTCTGACCGGGACCAGGACTCCAACAGTAGTGAAAGCGAGGTCCTAGTTGCTGGGGTCGACGCAGAGGGAATGAGTGAGATCAACGACGGACATCTTATCAAGGCAGAAATCAACGGGAACGTGCCGTGCAGCAGCGGCGAGAGCAAAGACTGTTATCCAGACACAGCGGAACGCCTGATGGATGCTGGGATTAACCCCCGCAGgctgggccaggaggaggaTGTGGCACCAGGTGCCAGGGATAACCACGTCCCTGCTGACGCCGTCTCCTCTGCTTCGGACTTCCTGGAGAGCCGCGACAACTTCCTGCACTGCCTTGTGCGTCCTAAGACACTCAACCGCGCCACCACCCTCAACGTGCACCTCAAGGCGCATAGTGGCGAAAACAAGAACCACGTGTGCTGCTTATGTGGCAAACAATTTGGCCGGGCCGACTTGCTCAAGTcgcataggcacacacacacaggtgagcgtCCATACGGCTGCACCCTGTGCACCAAGACCTACGCCCACCCCAGCCAGCTGCGTATACACAAGCGCGTGCACACGGGCGAGCGGCCGTACTCTTGCGCGTACTGCGGCAAACGCTTCAACGAGCACAACCAGCTGAAGGTGCATCTGCGAACGCACACAGGTGAACGGCCGTACGGCTGCGGCGCCTGTGGCAAGACCTTCAGCAACGCGGGCAACCTGCGCATCCATGAGCGCatccacaccggggagaagccatACTGCTGCGCCCAGTGCGGCAAGCGCTTCAACGGCCTCGGCGATCTCAAGACCCACTACCGCGTGCACACGGGGGAACGGCCGTACAGCTGCCCACTGTGCAAGAAGACCTTCAGCCAGGCCGGACATCTCACCATACACACCCGCATGCACACGGGGGAGCGGCCCTACAGCTGCGAAGAGTGTGGCAAGAAGTTCACAGTGGCAAGCAGCCTCAAGCTGCACCTGAGGacacacaccggggagaaggagTACAGCTGCTCGTACTGCAGCAAGAGCTTCAGCCGCTCGGGGCACCTGAAGAGACACGAGCTGGTGCACACCAAGGACAAGGTGTTCCTGTGCAGCACCTGCGGTAAGACCTACACGGACCAGTCCTCACTCAAGAAACACCTGCGAACGCACAGCGGGCCGGCTGGGGGGGACATGAgccaggccggggggggggaggtcactGGAGATTAG
- the LOC132455108 gene encoding proteinase-activated receptor 3, protein MTPTFMDLVNINSTMIFISQRSVNDSDVEETVYESCREMPAVIICYLGLQFINMFLGIPANLMVLWLIHKNKGDSSTSDIFIQQLAVLDVLFCLTPPLELVNIVYLTSSVPWYVLRFFYGIKDTSPLFLACICLDRYMAVLHPITFTKLKDRHHRAILAAGVWLVVLAYAAAKCKGDIPNFEKVFTVIILATFAFMVFCNMAILWALRQSGPGRDEMHPVKKRAFKMVLIILAIIVFNYFPPVALFPFRAYYTKDVFRCYIHYLAFGLMDFSSSIQPVLYLSKDKLVLSLSMCCQKKKRQIFTSNTTQTVSGV, encoded by the coding sequence ATGACTCCTACCTTCATGGATTTGGTCAACATCAACTCCACGATGATCTTCATCTCCCAGAGATCCGTCAACGACAGCGATGTGGAGGAGACGGTGTACGAGAGCTGCCGCGAGATGCCCGCCGTCATCATCTGTTACCTTGGCCTTCAGTTCATCAACATGTTCCTTGGCATCCCGGCCAACCTAATGGTGCTCTGGCTCATCCACAAGAACAAGGGGGACTCTTCCACCTCTGACATCTTCATCCAGCAGCTCGCTGTGCTGGACGTGTTATTTTGCTTGACGCCGCCTTTGGAGCTGGTCAACATCGTGTACCTCACGTCCAGCGTGCCCTGGTATGTGCTTCGCTTCTTCTACGGCATCAAGGACACCTCTCCGCTGTTCCTGGCCTGCATCTGCCTGGACCGCTACATGGCGGTGCTGCACCCTATTACCTTCACCAAGCTGAAGGATCGGCACCACCGGGCCATCCTGGCCGCGGGGGTGTGGCTGGTGGTGCTGGCGTATGCCGCTGCCAAGTGCAAGGGGGACATCCCGAACTTTGAGAAGGTGTTCACTGTCATTATCCTGGCCACCTTCGCCTTCATGGTGTTTTGCAACATGGCCATCCTCTGGGCCCTGAGGCAGTCGGGACCGGGTCGAGACGAGATGCACCCGGTGAAGAAGCGGGCCTTCAAGATGGTTCTGATCATTTTGGCCATCATCGTCTTCAACTATTTCCCGCCCGTGGCGCTCTTTCCTTTCCGTGCGTACTATACGAAAGACGTGTTCCGTTGCTATATTCATTATCTGGCGTTCGGCTTGATGGACTTCAGCAGCAGCATTCAGCCAGTGCTCTACTTGTCCAAAGATAAGCTAGTGCTGAGTCTGTCCATGTGCTGCCAGAAGAAGAAAAGACAGATATTTACCAGCAACACCACTCAAACTGTGAGCGGAGTGTGA